Genomic DNA from Streptomyces sp. PCS3-D2:
CGCCAGGCCGAGGCCAAGGACAAGACCGGCGTCTTCACCGGCGAGTACGCGACCAACCCGGTCAGCGGCGACAAGGTCCCGGTCTTCATCGCCGACTACGTGCTGATGGGCTACGGCACCGGCGCGATCATGGCCGTTCCCGCGCACGACAGCCGTGACTTCGAGTTCGCGCGCGCCTTCGAGCTGCCGATGCGCTGTGTCGTGCAGCCCTCGGACGGGCGCGGAACCGACCCGGCCGAGTGGGACGACGCCTTCGCCTCGTACGACGCGAAGCTGGTCAACTCCACGGGCGAGGGCATCTCGCTGGACGGCCTGGGCGTCGTCGAGGCCAAGGCCGCGATCACCGAATGGCTGGCCGAGCGCGGCATCGGTGAGGGGACGGTCAACTTCCGTCTGCGCGACTGGCTGTTCAGCCGGCAGCGCTACTGGGGCGAGCCCTTCCCGATCGTCTACGACGAGGACGGCGTCGCGCACTCCCTGCCCGAGTCGATGCTGCCGCTGGAGCTGCCGGAGGTCGAGGACTACGCGCCGCGCACCTTCGAGCCGGACGACGCGGACTCGCAGCCGGAGACCCCGCTGTCGCGCAAGGCCGACTGGGTCAATGTCGAGCTGGACCTGGGCGACGGCGTGAAGTCCTACCGGCGCGAGACCAACACCATGCCCAACTGGGCCGGTTCCTGCTGGTACGAGCTGCGCTACCTGGACCCGAACAACGCCTCCGCACTGGTCGACCCGGAGATCGAGCAGTACTGGATGGGCCCGCGCGAGGGCGCTCCGCACGGCGGTGTCGACCTGTACGTGGGCGGCGCCGAGCACGCGGTGCTGCACCTGCTGTACGCCCGCTTCTGGTCGAAGGTCCTCTTCGACCTGGGGCACGTGTCGTCGGTCGAGCCGTTCCACAAGCTCTTCAACCAGGGCATGATCCAGGCCTACGTCTACCGTGACGAGCGCGGCTTCCCGGTCACGGCCACCGAGGTCGAGGAGCGCGACGGCGCGTTCTTCTTCGAGGGCGAGCAGGTCAAGCGCGAGCTGGGCAAGATGGGCAAGTCCCTGAAGAACGCCGTCACGCCGGACGAGATCTGCACGGAGTACGGCGCCGACACGCTGCGCCTGTACGAGATGGCGATGGGCCCCCTGGACGTCTCCCGCCCGTGGGACACCCGCGCGGTCGTCGGCCAGTACCGCCTGCTGCAGCGCCTGTGGCGCAACATCGTGGACGAGGAGACCGGCGCGGTCACCGTCGTGGACGCGGAACCCGCCGAGGACACCCTGCGTGCGTTGCACAAGGCCATCGACGGGGCGGGCTCGGACATGGCGGGGCTGCGGTTCAACACCGCCATCGCCAAGATCACCGAGCTGAACAACGCCCTGACGAAGGCGGGCCGCCCGCTGGAGCGCTCGGTCGCCGAGCGGCTGGTCCTGCTGGTCGCGCCGCTTGCCCCGCACATCGCGGAGGAGCTGTGGCACCGGCTGGGTCACAGCGAGTCGGTGGTCCACCAGGACTTCCCCGTAGCGGACCCGGCGTACGTCGTGGACGAGAGCGTGACGTGCGTGGTGCAGGTCAAGGGCAAGGTCAAGGCGCGGCTGGAGGTGCCGCCGACGATCACGGACGCCGAGCTGGAGCAGCTGGCCGTGACCGACGCCGCCGTGGTGGCGGCCCTGGGCGGCGCGGAGATCCGCAAGGTGATCGTGCGTGCGCCGAAGCTGGTGAACATCGTCGTCTGAGGGCGCACCCCCGTATGAGGGGGATCCCGTACGGGCAGGTTGGGGGTTCGAAGGGAACCCCCGACCTGCCCGTGGCGTTTACGGTGGAGGGGAAGAGCGGACGCCTGGGGAAAGGGGCCGTCATGGAGGCCGCGTTGATCATCTTCGCGCTGATGCTGCTGGCCATGGTCGGCCTCGGCGCGTACCTCACGGTCAAGGCGGTGGGCGCGGCCAAGCGGGGCGTGGAGCGCACCGTCGCCCAGGCGCGACGCAGCGTGGAGGACACCACGCTGCGCGCCAAGAGCTTCGGCCAGGTCGGCGTTGCGGGCGCGCTGGCGCAGCTGCGGCTGGACCTGCGCACGTCCATGCGCGCCACCCAGCAGGCGCTGGCCGAGGGAGCCCGGACGGACGCCTCGCTGCGGGAGTCCCTCGGGCTGTTCGAGCGGCTCAGCGCCCACGGGCACGAGCTCGACGGGGAGCTGAAGCGGCTGGAGCAGGAGCCCGACCGGCGGCGCACCGCCGAGCTGCTGCCGGATCTGCGCGAGCGCACCGCCAGGATCATCGAGGCGGCGGACTCGCTGCGGTGGGCCGCCCGCGACCGGGCCCGCCGCTTCGCGGAGGACGAGCTGTCCCTGCTGTCCGAGCAGATCGAGATGGAGTCGGGCGCGCTGCGCGACTGGTCGCGCGAGCCGGTGGACGGCCTGGCGACGGCGGCCGCCGAGTGGGACGCGGCCCAGGCCACGCCCACCGCCCCCGGGCCGGCGGCCCCGAAGCCGGCGACCGCACCCCCGCAGGCGGCCCTGAACCCGCCGACCCCGACGATGCAGTACCCGTGGCAGAAGACCGCCCGCCCGGAAAGCGCGGGCTGAGCGGAACCGGCGGCTGAGCGGAACCACCGCCCGGGGAACGGGGTCGGGACCGGGGCGTGGGTCCCTGGGGCGTGGGCCTGTGTGGCCGCGGACCTGTGTGGGGCGTGGGCCTGCGTCGGGCGTGGCTCCCGGCTGTGGCCCCGGGGCGAGTTTCCGGTGCGGCCAAAGGGCCGGGGCGGGGAGGCGCGGCAGCGACCCCGGGAGGCGGCCCGCGGCCCCCGATCCGTAGGATCTGACCGCCGCGGCCGAAGCCGAGCGGTGCCCGTCCCGCCCCAGCCCGGGGCCCCGGCTGCCGTACCGCCCCCACGGGCGGTAACCTCCGCCTCATGTCCCGCCATGTCGCCATCGTCACCGATTCCACGGCCTACCTGCCCCGTCCGGCCATGGCGCGGCACGGAATCACCTCCGTCCCGCTCACCGTGGTGCTCGGCGGCGAGGCGCTCGAAGAAGGCACCGAGATCTCGGCGCGCAGCCTGGCCCTCGCCTTGCAGAAGCGCCGCCCGGTCACCACCTCCCGCCCCGGCCCGGAGGAGTTCGTACGTGCCTACCGGGAGGCGGCGGACGCCGGGGCGACCGGCGTGGTCAGCCTGCACCTGTCCGCCGAGTTCTCGGGGACCTATGACGCCGCCGTGCTGGCGGCCAGGACCGCACCCGTGCCGGTGCGCGTCGTGGACACCGGCATGGTCGCGATGGCCCTCGGGTTCTGCGCGCTCGCCGCGGCCGAGGCCGCCGAGGCCGGCGGCTCCGTGGACGAGGCCGTGGCGGCCGCCGAGAAGCGGGCGGCGGACATGGCCGCGTACTTCTACGTGGACACCCTCGACTATCTGCGCCGCGGCGGCCGGATCGGGGCCGCGCAGGCGCTCCTCGGCTCGGCCCTGGCGGTGAAGCCGCTGCTGACCCTGGACGGCGGGCGTATCGAGATGCTGGAGAAGGTGCGTACGGCCTCCAAGGCCATCGCCCGTCTGGAGGAGCTGGCCGTCGAGCGCGCCGGCTCCGCGGAGGTGGACGTGGCGGTGCATCACCTGGCGGCACCGGAGCGGGCCGAGAAGCTCGCCGAGCGGCTCCGCGAGCGGATTCCCGGCCTGGTCGAGCTGCACGTCAGCGAGGTCGGCGCGGTGATCGGCGCGCACACCGGACCGGGGCTCCTGGCGGCGGTCGTCTCGCCCCGCTGATCACCGGAACGAGTGGCGCGGTTTTCCACAACAGGGCCGATATCCACCGGAATTGAAGGATCCGGACGGTGGTCGGGATCTGTCTCTACGGTCGTGGCATGACTCTTCGAACCCGTATCGCGTATCCGTCGGGCGCCACCAGTGGCCCGGGCCGTACCCGTCTCTCCGACAGCCGCCTGCGGCGCGGCGGTGGCGGCGGCAGGCGCCGCAACGGCCTCCGCGGCGCGCCCGCACGTCCTCGTCGGGGGCCGCTCCCTGGGCCGGACGAGGGGTCGGGTCCCGACCCGGGTCCCGACCCGGGTCCCGACCCGGGTCCCGACCCGGGGCCGGACGCGGTGCGGCGGAGGGCCGAAGCCCTGCTCGGCGGTGCCGGCCCGCCGGAGTCGGCGGTCAGCCAGCCGTCGCCCCTGCAGCCGTTGCTCCCGTCGCCGTCGGCCGCGGAGGATCCGCCGGCACCGTCCGGCGGTGCGGTGGCCGGCGCCCTGACCGCCGGTGCCGCGCGGAGGCTGGCGGTGCGGGAGCGGCTGCCGGTATGGCTGCAGGCCCGTTGCGCGGTGGAGCCGCGCTCGGTGGCTGCG
This window encodes:
- the leuS gene encoding leucine--tRNA ligase, producing the protein MSETNTPAPEAAEAHRYTAAMAADIEARWQDVWDAQGTYEAPNPTGDLAGDPAIVARPKKFIMDMFPYPSGAGLHVGHPLGYIATDVYARHQRMTGHNVLHTLGFDAFGLPAEQYAVQTGTHPRVSTEANIENMKLQLRRLGLGHDKRRSFATIDPEYYKWTQWIFLQIYNSWYDADAQKARPVAELVAAFEDGSREVPGGRAWSGLTAAERADVLNGFRLAYSSDAPVNWCPGLGTVLANEEVTADGRSERGNFPVFKSRLSQWNMRITAYADRLLDDLDALDWPEAIKLQQRNWIGRSEGARVDFALGDEAITVFTTRPDTLFGATYMVLAPEHPLVEKFIPAAWPEGTHDVWTGGYATPAEAVAAYRGQAAAKSDVERQAEAKDKTGVFTGEYATNPVSGDKVPVFIADYVLMGYGTGAIMAVPAHDSRDFEFARAFELPMRCVVQPSDGRGTDPAEWDDAFASYDAKLVNSTGEGISLDGLGVVEAKAAITEWLAERGIGEGTVNFRLRDWLFSRQRYWGEPFPIVYDEDGVAHSLPESMLPLELPEVEDYAPRTFEPDDADSQPETPLSRKADWVNVELDLGDGVKSYRRETNTMPNWAGSCWYELRYLDPNNASALVDPEIEQYWMGPREGAPHGGVDLYVGGAEHAVLHLLYARFWSKVLFDLGHVSSVEPFHKLFNQGMIQAYVYRDERGFPVTATEVEERDGAFFFEGEQVKRELGKMGKSLKNAVTPDEICTEYGADTLRLYEMAMGPLDVSRPWDTRAVVGQYRLLQRLWRNIVDEETGAVTVVDAEPAEDTLRALHKAIDGAGSDMAGLRFNTAIAKITELNNALTKAGRPLERSVAERLVLLVAPLAPHIAEELWHRLGHSESVVHQDFPVADPAYVVDESVTCVVQVKGKVKARLEVPPTITDAELEQLAVTDAAVVAALGGAEIRKVIVRAPKLVNIVV
- a CDS encoding DegV family protein, translated to MSRHVAIVTDSTAYLPRPAMARHGITSVPLTVVLGGEALEEGTEISARSLALALQKRRPVTTSRPGPEEFVRAYREAADAGATGVVSLHLSAEFSGTYDAAVLAARTAPVPVRVVDTGMVAMALGFCALAAAEAAEAGGSVDEAVAAAEKRAADMAAYFYVDTLDYLRRGGRIGAAQALLGSALAVKPLLTLDGGRIEMLEKVRTASKAIARLEELAVERAGSAEVDVAVHHLAAPERAEKLAERLRERIPGLVELHVSEVGAVIGAHTGPGLLAAVVSPR